In Candidatus Stygibacter australis, the following proteins share a genomic window:
- the dapB gene encoding 4-hydroxy-tetrahydrodipicolinate reductase has protein sequence MIKLAIIGYGQMGKMIEKLAASYDLEVVSRIDPRLGTEICHKDLNEAEIAVEFTQPDTAYSNICKCMELGVKVVSGTTGWHEHLPELRKFVSDMGGSVVYGSNFSPGMNKFYEIVRAAAQIMKDMKDYDVYGYEMHHKYKKDSPSGTARNLAKILIDELPQKDKVIYDNLQRIKADDELHFASVRGGNIPGEHRIGFDSEYDSIELRHTARSREGLAAGALMAAVWLSNKQGLFDFSEVLAGRNRDEA, from the coding sequence ATGATCAAACTGGCAATAATTGGATATGGTCAAATGGGTAAAATGATCGAGAAGCTGGCAGCCAGCTATGATCTTGAAGTAGTAAGCAGGATAGACCCCCGTCTGGGTACTGAAATATGCCATAAAGATTTGAATGAGGCAGAAATCGCAGTGGAATTTACTCAACCGGATACAGCTTATAGCAATATCTGCAAATGTATGGAACTGGGTGTAAAAGTAGTGAGTGGCACCACCGGCTGGCATGAGCATCTGCCGGAACTGAGGAAATTTGTATCAGATATGGGTGGCAGTGTAGTTTATGGTTCAAATTTCTCACCCGGGATGAATAAATTTTATGAAATAGTGCGTGCAGCGGCGCAAATTATGAAAGATATGAAAGATTATGATGTGTATGGCTATGAAATGCACCATAAATATAAAAAGGATAGTCCATCCGGCACAGCCAGAAATCTGGCAAAGATATTGATCGATGAACTGCCGCAGAAAGATAAGGTCATCTATGACAATCTGCAGCGGATAAAAGCTGATGATGAGCTGCATTTTGCCAGTGTGCGGGGAGGGAATATCCCTGGAGAACATCGCATTGGTTTTGATAGTGAATATGACAGCATTGAATTGCGTCACACAGCTCGCAGCAGGGAAGGGCTGGCAGCAGGAGCATTAATGGCTGCAGTGTGGTTGAGCAATAAGCAGGGTTTATTTGATTTCAGTGAAGTTTTAGCTGGGAGAAATAGAGATGAAGCTTGA